A single region of the Streptococcus macedonicus ACA-DC 198 genome encodes:
- the guaB gene encoding Inosine-5'-monophosphate dehydrogenase, translating to MSNWDTKFLKKGYTFDDVLLIPAESHVLPNEVNMQTKLAKNLTLNIPIVTAAMDTVTDSKMAIAIARAGGLGVVHKNMSIQEQAEEIRKVKRSENGVIIDPFFLTPKHSVSEAEELMQRYHISGVPIVETLENRKLVGIITNRDMRFISDYHTPISKHMTSEKLVTAPVGTDLETAERILHEHRIEKLPLVDEAGRLSGLITIKDIEKVIEFPNAAKDEFGRLLVAGAVGVTSDTFERAEALFEAGADAIVIDTAHGHSAGVLRKIAEIRQHFPKRTLIAGNIATAEGARALYEAGVDVVKVGIGPGSICTTRVVAGVGVPQITAIYDAAAVAREYGKTIIADGGIKYSGDIVKALAAGGNAVMLGSMFAGTDEAPGETEIYQGRKFKTYRGMGSIAAMKKGSNDRYFQGSVNEANKLVPEGIEGRVAYKGAVADIVFQMLGGIRAGMGYVGAEDILALHEKAQFVEMSGAGLIESHPHDVQITNEAPNYSVH from the coding sequence ATGTCAAATTGGGACACTAAATTTTTGAAAAAAGGTTACACTTTTGATGACGTATTACTTATTCCTGCTGAAAGTCATGTTCTTCCAAACGAAGTTAACATGCAAACAAAACTTGCAAAAAATTTGACATTGAACATTCCTATCGTGACAGCTGCTATGGATACTGTAACTGACAGTAAAATGGCGATTGCAATTGCACGTGCAGGGGGGCTCGGTGTTGTTCATAAAAACATGTCTATTCAAGAACAAGCTGAAGAAATTCGTAAAGTAAAACGTTCAGAAAATGGTGTTATTATTGATCCTTTCTTCTTAACACCTAAGCATTCTGTTTCAGAAGCAGAAGAATTGATGCAACGTTATCATATTAGTGGTGTTCCAATCGTTGAAACTCTTGAAAATCGTAAATTAGTAGGGATTATCACAAACCGTGACATGCGTTTCATTTCAGATTATCACACACCAATTTCTAAACATATGACAAGTGAAAAATTGGTTACAGCTCCTGTTGGAACTGATTTGGAAACTGCTGAACGTATTCTTCATGAACACCGTATTGAAAAACTTCCTTTGGTCGATGAAGCAGGACGTTTGTCAGGTCTTATCACTATCAAAGATATTGAAAAAGTTATTGAATTCCCTAATGCTGCTAAGGATGAATTTGGTCGTCTTTTAGTTGCAGGGGCTGTGGGTGTTACATCAGATACCTTTGAACGTGCTGAAGCACTTTTTGAAGCTGGTGCTGATGCCATTGTTATTGATACTGCACACGGGCATTCAGCAGGTGTTCTTCGTAAAATTGCTGAAATTCGTCAACACTTCCCAAAACGTACATTGATTGCTGGTAATATTGCTACTGCAGAAGGAGCTCGTGCGCTTTACGAAGCTGGTGTCGATGTTGTTAAAGTCGGGATCGGTCCTGGTTCAATCTGTACAACACGTGTCGTAGCAGGTGTTGGTGTTCCGCAAATTACAGCTATTTATGATGCAGCAGCTGTTGCACGTGAATATGGCAAAACAATCATTGCTGATGGAGGCATCAAATATTCAGGTGATATTGTTAAAGCTTTGGCAGCAGGTGGTAATGCTGTAATGCTTGGTTCTATGTTTGCTGGTACAGATGAAGCACCAGGTGAAACTGAAATTTACCAAGGCCGTAAATTTAAAACATACCGTGGTATGGGATCAATTGCAGCTATGAAAAAAGGTTCAAACGACCGTTACTTCCAAGGTTCAGTCAATGAAGCTAATAAACTTGTTCCAGAAGGAATCGAAGGTCGTGTAGCTTACAAAGGTGCTGTGGCTGATATTGTCTTCCAAATGCTTGGTGGTATTCGCGCTGGTATGGGATATGTTGGGGCTGAGGATATTTTAGCACTTCACGAAAAAGCTCAGTTTGTTGAGATGTCAGGTGCTGGTTTAATTGAAAGTCACCCACATGATGTTCAAATCACAAATGAAGCACCAAACTATTCAGTACATTAA
- the trpS gene encoding Tryptophanyl-tRNA synthetase has translation MVKPIILTGDRPTGKLHLGHYVGSLKNRVLLQNENKYDMFVFLADQQALTDHAKESEIIRESVGDVALDYLSVGLDPAKSTIFIQSQIPELAELTMYYMNLVSLARLERNPTVKTEIAQKGFGSSIPTGFLVYPISQAADITAFKANYVPVGNDQKPMIEQTREIVRSFNHTYKTDVLVEPEGIFPENEAAGRLPGLDGNAKMSKSLGNGIYLSDDADTVRKKVMSMYTDPNHVRVEDPGQIEGNMVFHYLDIFGREEDQDDISAMKEHYQRGGLGDVKTKRYLLDILERELAPIRERRLEYAKDMGEVFRMLEKGSEAAREVAGQTLSEVKAAMGINYF, from the coding sequence ATGGTAAAACCAATTATTTTGACAGGTGACCGTCCAACTGGTAAGTTGCACTTAGGACACTATGTCGGCAGTTTAAAAAATCGTGTGTTATTGCAAAATGAAAACAAATACGATATGTTTGTTTTCTTGGCAGACCAACAAGCTTTGACAGACCACGCTAAGGAATCTGAAATTATCAGAGAATCAGTTGGAGATGTAGCATTGGACTACTTATCAGTAGGGCTTGATCCAGCTAAATCTACGATTTTCATTCAAAGTCAAATTCCTGAATTAGCTGAATTAACCATGTACTACATGAACTTGGTATCATTAGCACGTTTGGAACGTAATCCTACTGTAAAAACAGAGATTGCGCAAAAAGGGTTTGGAAGTTCAATTCCAACAGGATTTTTGGTGTATCCAATCTCTCAAGCTGCGGATATTACAGCTTTTAAAGCGAATTATGTGCCAGTTGGAAATGACCAAAAACCAATGATTGAACAAACACGTGAAATCGTTCGCAGTTTCAATCATACTTATAAAACAGATGTTTTGGTTGAACCAGAAGGTATTTTTCCTGAAAATGAAGCAGCTGGTCGTTTACCAGGGTTAGATGGTAATGCTAAAATGTCTAAATCTCTTGGAAATGGTATTTATTTGTCTGATGATGCTGATACTGTTCGTAAAAAAGTAATGAGCATGTACACAGACCCTAATCATGTTCGTGTTGAAGATCCAGGACAAATTGAAGGAAATATGGTTTTCCATTATCTTGATATTTTCGGACGTGAAGAAGATCAAGATGACATTTCAGCTATGAAAGAACACTATCAACGTGGAGGTCTTGGTGACGTCAAAACAAAACGTTATTTGCTTGATATTCTTGAACGTGAATTGGCGCCAATCCGTGAACGCCGCCTAGAATACGCAAAAGACATGGGTGAAGTATTCCGTATGCTTGAAAAAGGAAGTGAAGCAGCGCGTGAAGTTGCTGGTCAAACACTTTCAGAAGTTAAAGCTGCTATGGGAATCAATTACTTCTAA
- a CDS encoding ABC transporter ATP-binding protein codes for MLTVSDVSLRFSDRKLFDDVNINFTAGNTYGLIGANGAGKSTFLKILAGDIEPSTGHVALGPDERLSVLRQNHFDYEEERVIDVVIMGNEKLYSIMKEKDAIYMKEDFSEEDGVRAAELEGEFAELGGWEAESEASQLLQNLNIPEDLHYQNMSELANGDKVKVLLAKALFGKPDVLLLDEPTNGLDIQSISWLEDFLIDFENTVIVVSHDRHFLNKVCTHMADLDFGKIKLFVGNYDFWKESSELAARLQADRNAKAEEKIKQLQEFVARFSANASKSKQATSRKKMLDKIELEEIVPSSRKYPFVKFNAEREIGNDLLTVENLSVTIDGEKILDNISFILRPGDKTAFIGQNDIQTTALIRALMDDIDYEGTVKWGVTTSQSYLPKDNSRDFASGESILEWLRQFASKEEDDNTFLRGFLGRMLFSGDEVNKSVSVLSGGEKVRVMLSKLMLLKSNVLVLDDPTNHLDLESISSLNDGLKDFKESIIFASHDHEFIQTLANHIVVISKNGVIDRIDETYDEFLENEEVQTKVKELWKD; via the coding sequence GTGTTAACAGTTTCAGACGTCTCACTACGTTTTAGTGATCGTAAATTATTTGACGATGTCAACATTAACTTTACAGCAGGTAATACTTATGGACTTATCGGTGCTAATGGCGCTGGTAAATCAACATTCTTGAAAATCTTAGCAGGAGATATTGAACCATCAACTGGTCATGTAGCTCTTGGACCAGATGAACGTCTATCAGTTCTTCGTCAAAATCACTTTGACTACGAAGAAGAGCGTGTGATTGACGTTGTTATCATGGGAAATGAAAAACTTTACAGCATCATGAAAGAAAAAGATGCTATTTACATGAAAGAAGATTTTTCTGAAGAAGACGGCGTCCGTGCTGCTGAACTTGAAGGAGAATTTGCAGAGCTGGGTGGTTGGGAAGCTGAAAGTGAAGCTTCACAATTACTCCAAAACTTGAACATTCCTGAAGATCTCCACTATCAAAATATGAGCGAACTTGCTAACGGTGATAAGGTGAAAGTCCTTCTTGCTAAAGCCCTTTTTGGTAAGCCAGATGTACTTCTTCTTGACGAACCAACCAACGGTCTTGATATTCAATCTATCTCTTGGTTAGAAGATTTCTTGATTGACTTTGAAAATACTGTTATCGTCGTTTCCCATGACCGTCACTTCTTGAATAAAGTATGTACGCACATGGCTGACCTTGATTTCGGTAAAATCAAACTCTTCGTTGGTAACTATGACTTCTGGAAAGAATCATCAGAATTGGCTGCACGTTTGCAAGCTGACCGCAACGCTAAAGCCGAAGAAAAAATCAAACAATTACAAGAATTCGTTGCTCGTTTCTCTGCCAATGCCTCAAAATCTAAACAAGCCACATCTCGTAAGAAAATGCTTGATAAGATTGAGTTGGAAGAAATTGTTCCATCAAGTCGTAAATATCCATTCGTGAAATTTAACGCCGAACGTGAAATTGGAAATGACCTATTGACGGTCGAAAATCTTTCAGTTACAATCGACGGTGAAAAGATTCTAGATAATATTAGCTTCATTCTTCGTCCAGGTGATAAGACTGCCTTTATCGGACAAAATGACATCCAGACAACCGCGCTTATCCGTGCCCTTATGGACGATATTGACTACGAAGGCACTGTCAAATGGGGTGTCACAACCAGTCAATCTTATCTTCCAAAAGATAATTCACGTGACTTTGCCTCTGGTGAATCAATCCTTGAATGGCTTCGCCAATTTGCTTCTAAAGAAGAGGACGATAACACATTCCTTCGTGGATTCCTTGGACGCATGCTTTTCTCTGGTGACGAAGTTAACAAATCAGTTAGCGTATTGTCAGGGGGAGAAAAGGTGCGCGTGATGCTCTCTAAACTCATGCTCCTCAAGTCAAATGTTCTTGTCCTTGATGACCCTACTAATCACTTAGATTTGGAATCTATTTCAAGCCTTAACGATGGTTTGAAAGACTTTAAAGAATCAATCATCTTTGCCAGTCATGACCATGAATTTATTCAAACCCTAGCTAACCACATCGTTGTTATTTCTAAGAATGGTGTTATCGACCGTATCGACGAAACTTATGATGAATTTCTTGAAAATGAAGAAGTTCAAACCAAAGTTAAAGAACTCTGGAAAGATTAA
- a CDS encoding Transposase, with product MAEHPITSITSDNGSEFSRLADLEEVDISFAHPYSSHERGTNENFNGLLREFLPKGQSFNSLTEKELVHYIEAINERPRRLHHYKTAKFLFGLAQTT from the coding sequence TTGGCTGAACACCCGATTACTTCTATCACATCAGATAACGGCTCTGAATTCAGTCGCTTAGCGGATTTAGAAGAGGTTGATATTTCCTTCGCCCATCCTTATTCCTCTCATGAAAGAGGAACAAACGAGAATTTTAACGGTCTTTTGAGAGAATTTCTCCCTAAAGGACAATCTTTCAACTCATTAACCGAAAAGGAACTCGTACATTATATCGAAGCTATCAATGAGAGACCTAGACGACTTCATCATTACAAGACTGCAAAATTTCTGTTTGGGCTAGCCCAAACAACCTAA
- the insI1 gene encoding Transposase: MVSIRKRSKYKTTVNKKPLGKFIKERPETINNRSEFGHWEIDLVLGQKTKGEAVIMTLVERQTRFALACKLPNKQAETINEVVKTLG; the protein is encoded by the coding sequence ATGGTGAGTATCAGAAAGCGGTCTAAATATAAAACAACAGTCAATAAGAAGCCCCTTGGAAAATTTATTAAAGAGCGTCCAGAAACGATTAATAACCGTTCTGAGTTTGGACACTGGGAGATTGATCTAGTTCTCGGTCAAAAGACCAAAGGAGAGGCTGTTATCATGACCTTGGTCGAACGTCAAACACGATTTGCCTTGGCGTGTAAGCTACCGAATAAACAAGCAGAAACCATCAATGAAGTTGTAAAAACTCTTGGCTGA
- a CDS encoding ABC transporter, permease protein — protein sequence MTLKSLKRNINTLYYLAAFALPFLILFFALLSEDISFNSDTTILASDGFHQYVIFAENLRNILHGSDSIFYTFTSGLGLNFYALISYYLGSFFSPFVYFFSLKSMPDAIYIFTLLKVACMGLSCFYSLRQLYPKVLKPFSIVLSTSYALMSFAISQIEINMWLDVFILLPLIILGINRLLGQQKFILYYLSLTILFIQNYYFGYMVVIFLILYFLVQLTKEFKWKVILRKFIDFTVVSISAGLSSCIMLLPTYLDLSTHGEEFSKFTEWFTDASWFFDIFAKNFVGSYDTTKFGSIPMIYVGIFPLILAIIFFTIKSIRWQTRLAYGIMLALIVASFYLEPLNLIWQGMHSPNMFLYRYSWTFSILIILLAAETLSRLKELTLKQYLIGIIPLALGFIVTVSFQSHYDFLEPSQVIITFAFLAAYAIILISYVNKYLSFKLFVSFTLIFTIFEISLNTYYQIAALDSEWVFPSRQSYNRNLTDIDKLVNETQELNTTFYRTEELLPQTGNDSMKYNYNGISQFSSIRNTTSSSTLDRLGFKSTGTNLNLRYQNNTLLMDSLFAVKYNLSETSVDKFGFNYVDGSGNVSLYENQYASQLAILTNGIYKGIDFGVNTLDNQTNFINNLTGLSEKYFARLASQLTGGANLLNNRVTTTNDGQLTTSATYQVTVTANTQLYVSVPNITFSNDNSESVQITVNGKTTEYTTDNAYSFFDLGYFEEGQTLNITFTFPENRQVSFNQPNFYTLDLTSYQKAMAIIDNPDVTVTTDKNTVTAIYKADEDSSLFFTIPYDKGWTATQNGKKLTVSKAQDGFMKVDVKAGEGKVTLTYIPNGFKEGAYLSILGIILFLAYMIARRKYHFRIKAG from the coding sequence ATGACATTAAAATCTTTAAAACGAAATATTAATACTCTTTACTACTTAGCAGCATTTGCTCTGCCATTTCTTATCTTATTTTTCGCCTTATTGTCTGAAGATATTTCATTCAATAGTGACACGACTATTTTAGCTAGTGACGGTTTCCACCAGTATGTCATTTTTGCTGAAAATCTACGAAATATTTTACATGGTTCAGATAGTATTTTTTACACTTTTACGAGTGGTTTGGGACTAAACTTCTATGCTCTTATTAGTTACTATCTAGGAAGTTTCTTCTCGCCTTTCGTTTATTTCTTCAGTCTAAAGAGCATGCCTGATGCTATTTATATCTTTACATTACTGAAAGTTGCTTGTATGGGATTAAGTTGTTTTTATAGTCTCAGACAACTCTACCCTAAAGTACTGAAACCTTTCAGCATCGTCTTATCGACTTCTTATGCATTGATGAGTTTTGCTATCAGCCAAATTGAAATTAATATGTGGCTTGATGTATTCATTCTTTTGCCTTTAATCATTTTAGGAATTAATCGCTTATTAGGTCAGCAAAAATTCATCCTTTATTACCTAAGTTTAACGATTCTCTTTATCCAAAACTATTATTTTGGATACATGGTTGTTATCTTTTTAATTCTTTATTTCCTTGTTCAATTAACTAAAGAATTTAAATGGAAAGTCATTCTACGAAAATTTATTGACTTTACAGTTGTGTCAATCTCTGCTGGTCTCTCTAGCTGCATCATGCTGCTACCAACTTACTTAGACCTATCTACACACGGTGAGGAATTTTCTAAGTTTACAGAGTGGTTCACAGATGCGTCATGGTTCTTTGATATATTTGCTAAGAATTTTGTTGGCTCTTATGACACAACAAAATTTGGTTCTATTCCGATGATTTACGTGGGAATTTTCCCATTGATATTAGCTATTATTTTCTTTACGATTAAATCAATCAGGTGGCAAACTCGTTTAGCTTATGGCATAATGCTTGCTCTCATTGTTGCTAGTTTTTATCTTGAACCATTAAACCTTATCTGGCAAGGTATGCATTCGCCAAATATGTTTCTTTACCGCTATTCTTGGACATTCTCTATTCTTATCATCCTATTAGCAGCTGAAACATTATCTCGTTTAAAAGAATTAACACTCAAGCAATATCTTATTGGGATTATTCCTTTAGCTCTTGGATTTATTGTTACAGTGTCGTTCCAAAGTCATTATGACTTTTTAGAACCTTCGCAAGTCATTATCACCTTTGCTTTCTTAGCTGCTTATGCTATTATACTCATCAGTTATGTAAATAAGTATCTATCATTTAAACTCTTTGTCAGCTTTACACTTATCTTTACAATTTTTGAAATATCATTAAATACTTATTATCAAATTGCAGCCCTTGATAGCGAGTGGGTCTTTCCTTCTCGACAAAGTTATAATCGTAATTTGACAGATATTGACAAACTTGTCAACGAAACACAAGAACTGAATACTACTTTCTATCGTACCGAAGAATTGTTACCTCAAACTGGCAATGACAGTATGAAATATAATTACAATGGTATCTCTCAATTTTCATCTATCCGAAACACGACCTCTAGTAGCACATTAGACCGGCTTGGCTTTAAATCAACAGGGACTAATCTCAACCTTCGCTACCAAAATAATACCTTGCTGATGGATAGTTTATTTGCTGTGAAGTATAATCTTTCTGAAACTAGTGTTGATAAATTTGGTTTCAATTATGTTGATGGTTCTGGCAATGTGTCACTTTATGAAAATCAATATGCTAGTCAACTAGCTATTTTAACGAATGGTATTTACAAGGGTATTGACTTTGGTGTCAACACGCTTGACAACCAAACTAATTTTATCAATAACTTGACAGGATTATCTGAGAAATACTTCGCACGTTTAGCTTCTCAACTAACAGGTGGTGCTAATTTGCTTAATAACCGAGTCACCACTACAAATGATGGTCAGTTGACAACAAGTGCTACTTATCAAGTCACTGTCACTGCTAATACTCAACTTTATGTAAGTGTCCCTAACATTACTTTCTCTAATGATAATAGTGAGTCTGTTCAAATTACAGTTAATGGAAAAACGACAGAATACACAACCGATAATGCTTACAGCTTCTTTGACCTTGGTTACTTTGAAGAAGGACAAACGCTTAACATCACATTTACTTTCCCTGAAAATAGGCAAGTTTCCTTCAATCAACCTAATTTTTATACTTTAGATTTAACAAGTTATCAAAAAGCTATGGCGATTATTGACAATCCAGACGTTACCGTTACAACTGATAAAAATACCGTTACTGCTATTTATAAAGCAGACGAAGATAGTTCATTATTCTTCACCATTCCATATGATAAAGGATGGACAGCTACACAAAACGGGAAAAAACTTACGGTTTCAAAAGCGCAAGATGGTTTTATGAAAGTTGATGTAAAAGCTGGTGAAGGTAAAGTAACGTTAACTTACATCCCAAATGGTTTTAAAGAAGGAGCTTACCTATCCATATTAGGAATCATCCTTTTCCTTGCTTATATGATTGCACGAAGAAAGTATCATTTCAGGATAAAAGCAGGCTAA